A stretch of Pseudomonas sp. CCC3.1 DNA encodes these proteins:
- a CDS encoding sugar phosphate isomerase/epimerase family protein, whose translation MPDKSVELLAAYWTLAGDTYPGAPCEISPFSLQSRAEAAARAGWRGMGLVHADLVHNVAKLGLSTVRSIFQDNGIKHLEVEFLTDWHLDGPLRAASDKVRDELLDIAAELGARSLKVAGGLFEQGPPDVPRMREAFAVLCDRAKPSGVNVVIEFLPFSSVNTIDRAIAVADGVRPNGGLLVDTWHVARGGMSFDEIAKLPLELIKSIELDDASSTIVGSLLNDSTHHRKLCGEGDLDVPAFIQHVVNVGYRGPWGVELISAELRKLPLDVAAKRAFETTMAQFENIKFPA comes from the coding sequence ATGCCTGACAAATCTGTTGAATTACTGGCTGCTTACTGGACCCTTGCGGGTGATACCTACCCGGGTGCGCCTTGCGAGATCAGCCCATTTTCGCTGCAATCGCGAGCTGAAGCGGCAGCCAGGGCCGGCTGGCGCGGTATGGGCCTGGTACATGCCGATCTGGTTCACAACGTCGCCAAGTTGGGCCTCTCCACGGTGCGCAGTATTTTTCAGGACAACGGCATCAAACACCTGGAAGTCGAGTTTCTGACCGACTGGCACCTGGATGGCCCGCTGCGTGCGGCTTCGGACAAGGTGCGCGACGAGTTACTGGATATTGCCGCCGAACTGGGCGCTCGCAGCCTCAAGGTCGCGGGTGGATTGTTTGAACAAGGCCCTCCCGATGTACCGCGCATGCGTGAGGCTTTTGCAGTCCTGTGCGACCGGGCAAAGCCCAGCGGTGTCAACGTGGTCATTGAGTTCTTGCCGTTTTCCAGCGTAAACACCATTGATCGGGCCATTGCTGTTGCCGATGGCGTGCGCCCCAACGGCGGCCTGCTCGTGGACACCTGGCATGTGGCGCGCGGCGGCATGAGCTTCGACGAAATCGCCAAGCTCCCGCTGGAGCTGATCAAGTCCATTGAGCTGGACGATGCCAGCTCCACCATTGTCGGGTCGTTGCTGAACGACTCGACCCATCATCGCAAGTTATGCGGCGAAGGCGATCTGGATGTGCCTGCGTTCATCCAGCACGTTGTCAATGTGGGTTATCGCGGGCCGTGGGGCGTGGAGCTGATCAGCGCCGAACTGCGCAAGCTGCCGTTGGATGTCGCTGCCAAAAGAGCCTTCGAAACGACCATGGCGCAATTTGAAAACATCAAATTTCCGGCTTGA
- a CDS encoding sugar porter family MFS transporter: protein MSNHPTAASASSKILWRIAAITTMGSLAFGYDTGVISGALPFMALDASQGGLGLNPVSEGLVASALIFGGAFGALFAGHLSDRYGRLGVLKALAILFALGAIGTAVAPTLWVMVATRFILGIAVGGASSTVPVLIAELAAPRHRGRLVCQSEVMIVSGQCLAYIASASLAHLFDSPLTWRFMLAISLIPAVLLYVGMRFVPASPRWLVGKGRVDEAKVILAGIRDTQAEVDGELKEIVEQCAKEQRHGGGLRALKEPWLLKLLGIGIALGFVLQFTGVNAFIYFTPMILKETGMGTNAALVATIGNGVVSVIAALIGMWLINRMGRRSMLLMGLVVVVLAQIFLGVVINFMPHSLLQSYMALTGVLVFLFFMQMCIGPVYWLLMSELFPNHVRGLMNGIAVGVFWVFNAIVAFLFPVLLSELGGMTFFLFAVINIGSIIFCTLWLPETKGMTLEQIEQFMEQRLSGRKWRAGELSANAY, encoded by the coding sequence ATGTCCAATCACCCAACCGCGGCGAGTGCGTCGTCGAAAATACTTTGGCGTATCGCGGCCATCACTACTATGGGCTCGTTGGCGTTCGGTTATGACACCGGAGTCATCTCCGGAGCCTTGCCTTTCATGGCGCTCGATGCCAGCCAGGGTGGCTTGGGATTGAATCCTGTATCCGAAGGTCTGGTGGCCTCGGCGCTGATTTTTGGCGGTGCATTTGGTGCCTTGTTTGCGGGGCATTTGTCCGACCGCTATGGCCGCTTGGGCGTGCTTAAGGCGCTGGCAATATTGTTTGCACTGGGTGCGATAGGTACAGCTGTCGCGCCGACACTGTGGGTGATGGTTGCCACTCGCTTCATTCTGGGCATCGCTGTCGGCGGTGCATCCTCTACGGTTCCGGTTTTGATCGCCGAGCTGGCGGCGCCGCGTCATCGTGGGCGGCTAGTGTGTCAGAGCGAAGTCATGATTGTTTCCGGCCAATGCCTGGCTTACATCGCCAGTGCGAGTCTGGCGCACTTGTTCGACAGCCCGCTAACGTGGCGTTTTATGTTGGCTATTTCGCTGATCCCGGCCGTATTGCTCTATGTCGGTATGCGATTCGTACCGGCATCGCCGCGCTGGCTAGTGGGTAAAGGTCGGGTTGATGAGGCAAAAGTCATTCTGGCAGGCATCCGCGATACGCAGGCCGAAGTGGACGGTGAGCTGAAAGAAATCGTCGAGCAATGTGCCAAGGAGCAACGTCATGGCGGTGGCCTCAGGGCTTTAAAGGAACCGTGGTTGCTGAAGTTGCTGGGCATCGGTATCGCTTTGGGCTTCGTCCTGCAATTCACCGGGGTTAATGCCTTCATTTATTTCACGCCGATGATCCTCAAGGAAACAGGCATGGGCACCAATGCCGCGTTGGTTGCGACCATCGGCAACGGCGTGGTCTCGGTCATTGCTGCCTTGATCGGCATGTGGCTGATCAATCGCATGGGCCGTCGTTCGATGCTGCTCATGGGTTTGGTTGTGGTGGTGCTGGCGCAGATTTTCCTCGGCGTGGTGATCAACTTCATGCCGCACTCGCTGCTGCAAAGCTACATGGCGTTGACCGGTGTGCTGGTGTTCTTGTTCTTCATGCAGATGTGTATCGGCCCGGTGTACTGGTTGCTGATGTCTGAACTGTTCCCCAACCACGTGCGGGGTCTGATGAACGGGATTGCGGTCGGTGTGTTCTGGGTGTTCAACGCGATCGTCGCCTTCCTGTTTCCGGTGTTGCTGAGCGAGCTGGGGGGCATGACGTTCTTCCTCTTCGCGGTGATCAATATCGGCTCGATTATCTTTTGCACCCTGTGGCTGCCAGAGACTAAGGGCATGACCCTGGAGCAGATTGAACAGTTCATGGAACAGCGTCTCAGCGGGCGTAAATGGCGAGCAGGTGAGCTCAGCGCCAACGCTTACTGA
- the iolG gene encoding inositol 2-dehydrogenase has product MVGIAVLGAGRIGKIHAANVAASKFATLVVVADPFADAAARLADELSAEAMTDCEAAIDRADVDAIVIGTPTHTHINLMLRAVRQGKAVLCEKPIDLDMVKSLAAVEEVERLNGRVMLAFNRRFETTFAQMRAAIEAGDIGEVRQVIITSRDPGLAPEDYIEHSGGIFRDMTIHDLDIGRWLLGEEPVELTAIGSRLIDPALMEKYDDYDTAMVQMQTASGKQCHINNCRQAVYGYDQRIEVFGSTGMLQMDNLRPTTIRRWNQDVTDAREPLLNFFLERYQQAYKSELDAYIDALVHKKPMPTTVQDGLKALQLADAAVESVKTGRAVRL; this is encoded by the coding sequence ATGGTAGGTATCGCAGTTCTTGGCGCCGGTCGAATCGGCAAAATTCACGCTGCCAACGTGGCAGCCAGCAAGTTCGCCACCCTGGTGGTTGTCGCCGACCCATTCGCTGATGCCGCTGCAAGGCTGGCCGACGAACTCAGCGCTGAAGCCATGACCGACTGCGAAGCCGCGATTGACCGTGCCGATGTCGACGCCATCGTGATTGGCACCCCGACTCACACCCACATCAACCTCATGTTGCGGGCCGTGCGTCAGGGCAAGGCCGTGTTGTGCGAAAAGCCGATTGACCTGGACATGGTCAAGAGTCTGGCCGCAGTGGAAGAAGTTGAGCGCCTGAACGGTCGCGTCATGTTGGCCTTTAACCGTCGCTTCGAAACCACCTTTGCCCAAATGCGTGCCGCCATCGAGGCGGGCGATATCGGTGAAGTTCGCCAAGTGATTATCACCAGCCGCGATCCCGGGCTGGCGCCGGAAGACTACATCGAGCATTCGGGGGGGATTTTCCGCGACATGACCATTCATGACCTGGATATCGGTCGCTGGTTGCTGGGCGAAGAACCGGTCGAACTGACGGCCATTGGCAGCCGCCTGATCGATCCGGCGTTGATGGAAAAGTACGACGATTACGACACCGCGATGGTGCAGATGCAAACAGCCTCCGGCAAACAGTGCCACATCAACAATTGCCGTCAGGCGGTCTACGGCTATGACCAGCGTATTGAAGTGTTCGGCTCTACCGGCATGCTGCAAATGGACAACCTGCGACCCACCACGATCCGTCGCTGGAATCAGGATGTGACTGATGCGCGCGAGCCGCTGCTGAACTTCTTCCTCGAGCGCTACCAGCAAGCTTACAAGTCGGAACTGGACGCTTATATCGATGCACTGGTGCACAAAAAGCCGATGCCGACCACCGTACAGGACGGGCTCAAGGCGTTGCAGTTGGCCGATGCCGCCGTAGAGTCGGTCAAGACCGGACGTGCTGTCAGGCTCTGA
- a CDS encoding LysR family transcriptional regulator, with amino-acid sequence MDRLTELELFVLTAEVGTLTKAAEMLGLSNAAASRHLVALEQRLNVRLIDRNTRRLALTNLGHQFYASCKSLLGELKEAEASLSESLVQPMGTLTVTSSISFCMLHIAPLIPAFRKMYPHITLKVLGENRYFDIIDSDIDLAIRTKEYEPDSNITIRRLAETRRVLAASPGYLQRMGMPKTIEDLARHDLLIYSHANQPRIMRFTQDNEEVAFKAEPILETNDGQIVRAAALAGGGILVQPKYIINADLVAGRLIPVLDDWDLPRLTINMAFQSRRYMPAKLRVFIEFLLADFKKHEHERYWTR; translated from the coding sequence TTGGATCGACTGACCGAACTGGAACTGTTTGTATTAACGGCCGAAGTTGGCACTTTGACTAAAGCGGCGGAAATGCTGGGGTTATCCAACGCTGCTGCAAGCCGGCACTTGGTGGCTTTGGAACAACGTCTCAATGTTCGTTTGATTGATCGCAATACTCGACGCCTGGCCCTGACTAACCTGGGGCATCAGTTTTATGCCAGTTGCAAAAGTTTGTTGGGTGAGTTGAAGGAAGCCGAGGCATCGCTCAGCGAATCACTGGTGCAGCCGATGGGCACGCTGACGGTAACGTCATCGATTTCCTTCTGCATGTTGCACATTGCGCCGCTGATTCCGGCTTTTCGCAAAATGTACCCGCACATTACCTTGAAGGTATTGGGGGAGAACCGTTACTTCGACATTATTGACAGTGACATTGATCTGGCAATCCGCACCAAGGAATACGAGCCTGACTCCAATATCACGATCCGCCGTCTTGCCGAGACGCGTCGTGTTCTTGCCGCATCGCCCGGGTATCTGCAACGCATGGGAATGCCCAAGACCATCGAAGATCTGGCCCGGCATGACCTGCTGATCTATAGCCATGCCAATCAGCCTCGAATCATGCGCTTTACCCAAGACAACGAAGAAGTGGCGTTCAAGGCCGAGCCGATCCTGGAAACCAACGATGGGCAAATTGTGCGTGCAGCCGCCCTGGCAGGCGGGGGGATACTGGTGCAACCCAAATACATCATTAATGCCGATCTGGTGGCAGGGCGGTTGATCCCGGTGCTCGATGATTGGGACTTGCCAAGGTTGACTATCAATATGGCGTTCCAAAGCCGTCGTTATATGCCCGCCAAGTTGCGCGTATTTATCGAGTTTCTATTGGCCGATTTCAAGAAACACGAACACGAGCGTTACTGGACGCGTTAA
- the mmsA gene encoding multiple monosaccharide ABC transporter ATP-binding protein, which produces MSKTILDMRNIRKCFGPVKALSGVHLKVGDGEIHAICGENGAGKSTLMKILSGVYPDGSFDGEIHFDGSPRTFQGLRDSEALGICIIHQELALVPMLSITENLFLGNEISRFGVIDWNQAHRRARELLARVGLNVQPQTLVGKLGIGQQQLVEIAKALAKDVRMLILDEPTASLNEKDSDTLLNLMLELKSRGITSIIISHKLNEIGRVADEITVIRDGATVDVIDCRTAGIDEGRVVRSMVGRELSDRYPTRVPDIGETLFEVQNWSVGDPERPERDRIRNINFHVRRGEVVGIAGLMGAGRTEFAMSVFGRSYGVNIRGKAHLEGREVDLGSVRKAIDQGLAYATEDRKGAGLVLGESITRNTSMANLSAVSKRWVMNELSETAVAVDYRSRLRIRSADVAQSVEKLSGGNQQKVVLGKWLFSDPKVLILDEPTRGIDVGAKYEIYGVVNQVVSEGRGVVMISSEMPELLGTCDRIYVMNEGRFVGEFPIAEASQEKIMHAIMKNEVIQ; this is translated from the coding sequence ATGAGCAAAACGATTCTCGACATGCGCAACATCCGCAAGTGCTTCGGCCCGGTCAAGGCCCTGAGCGGGGTCCACTTGAAAGTGGGGGATGGGGAGATCCACGCCATTTGTGGCGAAAACGGTGCCGGGAAATCAACGCTGATGAAAATCCTCAGCGGGGTTTATCCCGATGGCAGTTTCGACGGCGAAATCCACTTCGATGGATCGCCCCGAACATTTCAGGGCTTGCGCGACAGCGAGGCGCTGGGGATCTGCATCATTCACCAGGAACTGGCGCTGGTGCCGATGCTGTCGATCACCGAGAACCTTTTTCTGGGCAATGAGATCTCTCGTTTCGGGGTTATCGACTGGAATCAGGCTCACCGGCGGGCGCGTGAGTTGCTGGCCCGGGTTGGCCTCAATGTTCAACCGCAAACGCTGGTGGGCAAGCTCGGCATTGGCCAGCAGCAATTAGTGGAGATTGCCAAGGCGCTGGCCAAGGACGTGCGCATGCTGATCCTTGATGAACCGACGGCCAGTCTGAACGAAAAGGACAGCGATACGTTGCTCAATCTGATGCTGGAGCTGAAGAGTCGAGGCATTACATCGATCATCATTTCTCACAAACTCAACGAAATTGGCCGGGTCGCCGACGAAATCACCGTGATCCGTGACGGCGCTACTGTCGATGTCATTGATTGCCGTACCGCAGGCATCGATGAGGGGCGGGTCGTGCGTTCCATGGTCGGTCGGGAGTTGTCGGATCGCTACCCCACACGGGTGCCTGATATTGGCGAAACCTTGTTCGAGGTTCAGAACTGGTCTGTGGGCGATCCGGAGCGTCCCGAGCGTGACCGAATCCGCAACATCAACTTCCATGTTCGACGTGGCGAGGTGGTCGGGATCGCCGGCCTGATGGGGGCTGGCCGTACCGAGTTTGCCATGAGCGTTTTCGGTCGATCCTACGGCGTGAATATTCGCGGTAAAGCGCACTTGGAAGGACGAGAGGTTGACCTGGGCTCCGTACGCAAAGCCATCGATCAAGGTCTTGCGTATGCCACCGAAGACCGCAAGGGTGCCGGATTGGTGCTGGGGGAGAGCATCACGCGCAACACTTCCATGGCCAATTTGAGCGCAGTGTCCAAACGCTGGGTGATGAATGAGCTTTCAGAGACGGCGGTGGCTGTCGACTACCGGTCTCGCTTGCGGATTCGCAGCGCGGACGTTGCCCAGTCGGTGGAAAAACTCTCGGGCGGCAACCAGCAAAAAGTCGTGTTGGGCAAATGGCTTTTTTCTGACCCCAAAGTACTGATCCTCGATGAGCCTACCCGCGGTATCGACGTGGGCGCCAAATACGAGATCTACGGGGTGGTCAATCAAGTGGTCAGCGAGGGGCGAGGGGTGGTGATGATTTCTTCGGAAATGCCCGAATTACTCGGTACCTGTGACCGTATCTATGTGATGAACGAAGGCCGTTTTGTGGGCGAGTTTCCGATCGCCGAGGCATCGCAGGAAAAAATCATGCACGCAATCATGAAAAATGAGGTGATCCAGTGA
- a CDS encoding Gfo/Idh/MocA family oxidoreductase, with translation MSYTLESGTTIGVACLGITHPHTSGRVKAFKRMADVQFLGAYDDSPLLEPFCDALGLQARSMEEILADPKVHVVLVHPKSYLMAEWTIAALEAGKAVLCEKPAGRGTQDTQRIVDAVERTGGLFQVGYCWRYAPSVEKMQQVLQSGEIGKVLQVRAHAGCSHDEADTNHMKQPGDRGGAFYVIGCHTIDRILLHFGKPRSVNARISKFAGQMSESAREDAVGAVLNYDDKLITIDFMSWDPMPWTESWDITAYGTHGVMHSTPMPASYKLYHDGKNGHQQGWTHWNENSFPEIWAVRKTVYSPEIAEIGNPVYFDREAAVFTQSLRTGSASTVPATQAHDINVILEALFESADANGQEVLLAL, from the coding sequence ATGTCCTACACACTTGAGAGTGGCACCACCATTGGCGTGGCTTGCCTGGGTATCACTCACCCGCACACGTCGGGTCGGGTAAAAGCGTTCAAGCGCATGGCCGATGTGCAGTTTTTGGGCGCCTACGATGACAGTCCTTTACTCGAGCCGTTCTGTGATGCGTTGGGCCTGCAGGCCCGTAGCATGGAAGAAATACTGGCAGACCCTAAGGTGCATGTGGTGCTGGTGCACCCCAAAAGCTACCTGATGGCCGAGTGGACGATTGCAGCACTTGAGGCCGGCAAGGCGGTGCTCTGCGAGAAGCCAGCAGGTCGTGGTACTCAGGACACCCAGCGAATTGTCGACGCGGTCGAGCGCACCGGAGGTCTGTTTCAGGTCGGCTACTGCTGGCGCTATGCCCCGTCGGTAGAAAAAATGCAGCAAGTGCTGCAAAGCGGTGAAATCGGCAAAGTGCTGCAAGTTCGCGCCCACGCCGGTTGTTCCCACGATGAAGCCGATACTAACCACATGAAACAGCCGGGTGACCGTGGTGGCGCTTTCTACGTGATCGGCTGCCACACCATTGACCGGATCCTGCTGCATTTTGGCAAACCGCGTTCAGTCAATGCACGGATCAGCAAGTTCGCGGGGCAGATGAGCGAGTCGGCCCGTGAAGACGCAGTGGGTGCGGTACTCAACTACGACGACAAGTTGATCACCATCGACTTCATGTCCTGGGATCCAATGCCCTGGACCGAGAGCTGGGACATCACGGCCTACGGCACGCATGGCGTGATGCATTCCACGCCGATGCCCGCATCGTACAAGCTCTACCACGATGGCAAAAATGGTCACCAGCAAGGTTGGACTCACTGGAACGAGAACAGCTTTCCGGAAATCTGGGCTGTACGCAAAACGGTGTACTCCCCGGAAATCGCCGAAATCGGCAACCCTGTGTACTTTGACCGTGAGGCCGCAGTGTTCACCCAGTCGCTGCGCACCGGTAGCGCCTCCACAGTGCCTGCCACACAGGCGCATGACATCAACGTGATCCTCGAAGCCCTGTTCGAGTCCGCTGATGCGAATGGCCAGGAAGTACTCCTGGCGTTGTAG
- the chvE gene encoding multiple monosaccharide ABC transporter substrate-binding protein has protein sequence MHTIIKLAAAVVLGLAVSACSKNEASDKGTIGIAMPSKTEARWVSDGKSIVDSLKKLGYDTDLQYAQYEAPTQLSQIENMMVKGIKGLIVAPIDGTTMADVLKQAREKGIKVISYDRLIRNSKDFDYYVTFDNYRTGVLQGESIVESLELKQGKGPYNLEIFAGSTDDNNAHVVYAGVMSQIKPYIDSGKLVVRSGQQAMDKVATPNWDGALAQSRMDNLLSAFYSTAHLDAVLAMNDQIANGVVSSLRGVGYGSGKSAMPIVTGQDAEISSIKSIIRGDQTSTIFKDTRALAEAAAHMMDAELSAKPVTVNDTTSYDNGSMIVPTQLLTPQLVDSKNWQKVLVDETGFYTLEQLR, from the coding sequence ATGCACACGATCATCAAGCTTGCTGCAGCCGTGGTACTGGGTTTGGCCGTCAGTGCCTGCTCCAAGAACGAGGCCAGTGACAAAGGCACCATTGGTATCGCTATGCCCTCCAAAACCGAGGCGCGCTGGGTGTCCGATGGCAAGAGTATCGTCGACTCGCTGAAAAAACTGGGTTATGACACTGACCTGCAATATGCCCAGTACGAGGCTCCGACTCAGCTTTCACAAATCGAAAACATGATGGTCAAGGGCATCAAGGGCCTGATCGTAGCGCCGATTGACGGCACCACGATGGCCGACGTGCTCAAGCAGGCTCGGGAGAAGGGGATCAAGGTCATCTCCTATGACCGTCTGATTCGCAACTCCAAGGACTTCGATTATTACGTCACGTTCGACAATTACCGCACCGGGGTATTGCAGGGTGAGTCGATCGTCGAGTCGCTGGAACTCAAGCAAGGCAAAGGTCCGTACAACCTGGAAATCTTTGCCGGTTCGACCGATGACAACAACGCTCATGTGGTGTACGCCGGCGTGATGTCGCAAATCAAGCCTTACATCGACAGCGGCAAGTTGGTGGTGCGCAGCGGCCAGCAAGCCATGGACAAGGTGGCCACCCCTAATTGGGACGGTGCCTTGGCCCAGTCGCGCATGGACAACTTGCTGAGTGCCTTCTACAGCACCGCTCACCTGGATGCAGTGCTGGCCATGAACGACCAGATTGCCAATGGTGTGGTGTCATCCCTGCGTGGCGTGGGCTATGGCAGTGGCAAGTCAGCGATGCCAATCGTCACCGGTCAGGATGCGGAGATCTCCAGCATCAAGTCGATCATCCGGGGGGATCAAACCTCGACAATCTTCAAGGATACCCGCGCGCTGGCTGAAGCGGCGGCACACATGATGGACGCCGAACTGAGCGCCAAACCGGTGACCGTCAACGACACCACGTCCTATGACAACGGATCGATGATCGTGCCCACCCAGTTACTGACCCCGCAACTGGTTGATAGCAAAAACTGGCAGAAAGTCCTGGTTGACGAGACAGGCTTCTACACCCTTGAGCAGTTGCGCTAG
- a CDS encoding intradiol ring-cleavage dioxygenase has translation MTAHLDTEIPVGGLFEEERSAEIVNARISDQANPRLREVMAVLTRHLHAAIKEIEPSHDEWFTAIEFLTQTGQMCTDWRQEYILLSDVVGATMLVDAINHRRPKGATPNTILGPFYVADAPRYESGANICLDGKGEPTLVSGRVLDIAGNPIAGATLDIWQTNDDGFYDVQQKGLQPDYNLRGLFTSDADGYYAFRTVKPRHYPIPADGPVGKLLGELGRHPHRAAHLHFIVTAPGFDQVITHIFTPDCPYLHEDTVFGVKKELIAEFTTQTDVVTAQRYDLQVPFLAVNWDFVLNPN, from the coding sequence ATGACTGCGCACTTGGATACCGAGATCCCGGTTGGCGGGCTCTTCGAAGAAGAACGCTCTGCTGAAATCGTCAATGCCCGTATCAGCGACCAGGCCAACCCGCGTTTGCGTGAGGTGATGGCGGTACTGACCCGGCACTTGCATGCGGCGATCAAAGAAATCGAGCCCAGCCACGATGAATGGTTTACGGCCATCGAATTTTTGACCCAGACCGGGCAAATGTGCACGGACTGGCGTCAGGAGTACATCCTGCTGTCGGACGTGGTAGGGGCCACCATGCTGGTGGATGCAATCAATCACCGTCGCCCCAAGGGCGCTACCCCCAACACCATCCTTGGCCCGTTCTACGTGGCCGATGCGCCACGTTACGAGAGCGGCGCCAACATCTGCCTGGACGGCAAGGGCGAGCCGACCCTGGTCAGCGGTCGGGTACTTGATATCGCCGGAAATCCCATCGCCGGAGCGACGCTAGACATCTGGCAAACCAACGATGACGGCTTCTACGACGTGCAGCAAAAAGGCCTGCAGCCAGACTACAACCTGCGCGGGTTGTTTACCTCGGATGCTGACGGCTACTACGCCTTTCGTACGGTCAAACCTCGGCATTACCCGATCCCGGCCGATGGCCCGGTGGGCAAGCTGCTGGGCGAGCTGGGACGCCACCCTCATCGCGCTGCGCATTTGCACTTTATCGTGACGGCCCCGGGTTTCGATCAAGTCATCACCCACATCTTTACCCCGGATTGCCCGTACTTGCACGAAGACACCGTGTTCGGCGTCAAGAAGGAGCTGATCGCTGAGTTCACCACACAAACTGACGTGGTCACCGCCCAGCGTTATGACTTGCAAGTACCGTTTTTGGCCGTTAATTGGGACTTTGTCCTGAACCCGAACTGA
- a CDS encoding carbohydrate porin, which yields MKNFAKSTVAVSFCLLIPGMASAANQPFEYDSPWMTGDWGGVRSNWLDDGVDIQLGYTGEMAANARGGYDKEHTVRWTEQYALGLKLDLQKALGWEKTQFQLTVTERDGRNLTNDRIADPRVGGYSSSQEVYGRGQTWRLTEMWMSKAWLDGALDIKAGRFDEGSDFNTFPCDFQSTPFCGAQAANWIGDIWYNWPVSQWAVRTRYQFAPEWYAQIGVFEQNPSYLETGNGFKLSGSGTQGAVIPVELVWRPKINGLAGEYRLGYYKSTAKADDVRDDINGIAQPLSGDAFKQHSSRHGYWLVAQQQLTARDSDSRRGLSVFANFTSHDKATSRVDHFIQAGLVYKGPFDSRPLDDLGFGVAEVHTNPAYRERARLQNEQNGISDYDNPAYLPLQYNEISSEIYYGFHVTHWLTVRPNVQYVKYPGGVREIDAAVIAGLKVQAKF from the coding sequence ATGAAGAACTTTGCCAAGAGCACGGTTGCGGTCAGCTTTTGCCTGTTGATTCCCGGTATGGCCAGTGCTGCCAATCAGCCTTTCGAATACGACTCACCCTGGATGACCGGCGACTGGGGCGGGGTGCGCAGTAATTGGCTGGACGACGGTGTTGATATTCAGCTGGGGTATACCGGTGAAATGGCAGCCAATGCACGTGGCGGCTATGACAAGGAGCACACGGTGCGCTGGACCGAGCAATATGCGCTGGGTCTAAAGCTTGACCTGCAAAAAGCCTTGGGTTGGGAGAAAACCCAGTTTCAGCTCACGGTTACCGAGCGTGACGGACGCAACTTGACGAATGACCGGATAGCCGACCCGCGAGTCGGTGGCTATTCATCCTCCCAGGAAGTCTATGGCCGCGGCCAGACCTGGCGCCTGACCGAGATGTGGATGAGCAAGGCATGGCTGGACGGCGCGCTGGACATCAAGGCGGGCCGCTTTGATGAAGGCTCGGACTTCAACACGTTCCCATGCGACTTTCAAAGCACGCCGTTCTGCGGTGCGCAGGCAGCAAACTGGATTGGCGATATTTGGTACAACTGGCCCGTCAGCCAGTGGGCCGTGCGCACGCGTTACCAGTTTGCTCCCGAGTGGTATGCGCAGATTGGGGTGTTTGAGCAGAACCCCTCGTATCTGGAAACGGGTAATGGCTTCAAGCTCAGCGGCAGTGGTACTCAAGGTGCGGTGATCCCTGTCGAATTGGTCTGGCGCCCGAAAATAAATGGGCTGGCAGGTGAGTATCGCCTCGGTTATTACAAGAGCACCGCCAAGGCCGACGATGTTCGCGATGACATCAACGGCATTGCGCAACCGCTCTCCGGTGACGCGTTCAAACAACACTCCAGTCGCCATGGCTACTGGTTGGTGGCACAGCAGCAATTGACCGCGCGCGATAGTGATAGCCGTCGAGGCCTTTCGGTATTTGCCAACTTTACCTCTCACGACAAGGCGACCAGTCGAGTCGATCATTTCATCCAGGCAGGTCTCGTCTATAAAGGTCCGTTCGACAGCCGACCGCTGGATGACCTGGGCTTTGGCGTTGCCGAGGTTCACACCAACCCGGCTTACCGTGAGCGTGCGCGCTTGCAGAATGAGCAAAACGGCATCAGTGACTACGACAATCCGGCTTATCTACCGTTGCAGTACAACGAAATAAGCAGCGAGATTTACTACGGTTTTCACGTTACCCACTGGCTGACGGTGCGCCCGAACGTGCAATACGTGAAATACCCCGGTGGCGTGCGTGAAATCGATGCCGCAGTGATCGCAGGCCTGAAAGTGCAGGCCAAGTTCTAG